Proteins encoded in a region of the Paenibacillus sp. E222 genome:
- the gerQ gene encoding spore coat protein GerQ gives MINQPYQPTQVMGQQANSQVQGTSYKIGNGMPMMSPTPGMVSPSSTSVPPLVSSGAPMTPTGGVATTTAPQFEQSYIENILRLNLGKCGTFYMTYEGNKEWNARIFQGILEAAGRDHIIISDPNTGKRIMLLMVNFDYATFDEPLLYQYPGVIGNYPQQPSRR, from the coding sequence ATGATTAACCAGCCTTATCAACCAACACAGGTTATGGGCCAACAGGCCAATTCGCAAGTCCAAGGAACATCCTATAAAATTGGTAACGGAATGCCGATGATGTCGCCAACTCCAGGCATGGTTTCACCTAGCTCCACAAGCGTACCTCCGCTCGTATCAAGCGGTGCTCCAATGACACCTACGGGTGGAGTTGCAACCACAACTGCGCCACAGTTTGAACAATCCTACATCGAAAATATTTTACGGCTTAACCTGGGTAAATGTGGAACATTCTACATGACTTACGAAGGAAACAAAGAGTGGAATGCCCGCATTTTCCAAGGTATTCTGGAAGCAGCTGGTCGTGACCATATCATTATCAGTGACCCGAACACTGGAAAACGGATCATGCTTTTGATGGTCAATTTCGACTACGCCACATTCGATGAGCCGTTGTTGTATCAATATCCAGGTGTGATCGGGAACTATCCGCAACAACCAAGCAGACGTTAA
- a CDS encoding cell wall hydrolase → MAVIKANSEDVKLLARLMRAEAEGDGEQGMLLVGNVGVNRVLGDCLDFGDIRDINRMVFQNPGGFESTQKGYFYQRARQSEIRLAQRVINGERFWPASNSLWFFRPVGECPPTWYNQQNTGRFKAHCFFSPTGEDCPSVY, encoded by the coding sequence ATGGCTGTTATTAAAGCCAACTCGGAAGACGTCAAGCTGCTCGCTAGACTGATGAGAGCGGAGGCTGAAGGTGACGGCGAACAAGGCATGCTGCTTGTAGGCAATGTAGGGGTAAACCGGGTGCTTGGTGATTGCTTGGATTTCGGTGATATTCGGGACATTAATCGAATGGTGTTTCAGAATCCGGGTGGCTTCGAGTCTACGCAAAAAGGGTACTTCTACCAACGGGCAAGACAATCAGAAATACGCTTGGCACAGCGTGTCATTAATGGTGAACGCTTCTGGCCAGCCAGCAACTCTCTGTGGTTTTTCCGTCCCGTGGGGGAATGCCCTCCAACCTGGTATAACCAGCAAAATACAGGCCGCTTCAAGGCGCATTGTTTCTTCAGTCCGACAGGCGAAGACTGTCCATCCGTATATTAA
- a CDS encoding SDR family NAD(P)-dependent oxidoreductase, whose translation MSFTDQVVVVTGAAQGIGRSVAEAYAVAGAKVVLADYEEAEGAAAAASIRNEGGEAIFVQCDVRQEKDITNLIQTTMDEFKKIDVLINNAGVSRWKSPYELTLEEWDDILNTNVRSCFLASREAAKHMKHNENGGAIVNMSSTRAFMSEPETEAYAASKGAIVALTHAMAVSLGKDKIRVNCISPGWIETGNVEKLKPEDHEQHPAGRVGVPSDISRACLYLSDPSNTFVTGTNLIIDGGMTRKMIYED comes from the coding sequence ATGTCATTTACAGATCAAGTCGTGGTTGTGACGGGAGCAGCTCAAGGAATCGGTCGAAGTGTAGCTGAGGCCTATGCGGTTGCAGGGGCTAAAGTCGTACTTGCCGACTATGAGGAAGCGGAAGGGGCTGCGGCGGCAGCTTCGATTCGCAATGAAGGTGGAGAAGCGATTTTTGTTCAATGTGATGTACGTCAAGAGAAGGATATAACGAACCTCATTCAAACGACAATGGATGAATTCAAGAAGATTGATGTGCTCATAAACAATGCAGGTGTCTCCAGATGGAAATCTCCCTATGAGTTAACGCTGGAAGAGTGGGACGATATACTCAATACCAATGTGCGAAGTTGCTTTCTCGCAAGTCGGGAAGCAGCCAAACATATGAAGCACAACGAAAATGGTGGAGCGATTGTGAACATGTCCTCAACACGTGCCTTCATGTCAGAGCCGGAAACAGAGGCCTATGCTGCATCCAAGGGTGCGATCGTGGCGTTGACGCATGCGATGGCGGTCTCCTTGGGTAAGGACAAAATTCGGGTCAATTGTATCAGTCCGGGATGGATTGAGACAGGCAATGTTGAAAAATTGAAGCCAGAGGACCATGAACAGCACCCGGCAGGACGTGTAGGCGTTCCTTCGGATATCTCCCGTGCTTGTTTATATTTGTCCGATCCGAGCAATACCTTTGTCACAGGGACCAACCTGATTATTGATGGGGGCATGACCCGAAAAATGATATATGAGGACTAG
- a CDS encoding DUF2500 domain-containing protein, translated as MGIESSWMFDFFGTVFPVVFVLIIGIVLLSVGKEVWRWGRNNSEPLLTVPSRITSRRMQMSQSHSEPGSTARTLYYITFEVESGDRLEFKVNGDEYGLCAEGDEGRLSFKGTRYVGFERYNRLYSERVRG; from the coding sequence ATGGGCATTGAATCATCCTGGATGTTTGATTTTTTTGGAACCGTCTTTCCGGTAGTATTTGTCCTGATTATAGGTATTGTTCTTCTGTCGGTAGGGAAAGAGGTATGGAGATGGGGACGCAATAACTCAGAGCCTCTGCTTACTGTACCTTCACGGATTACCAGCAGGAGAATGCAGATGAGTCAGTCGCACTCCGAACCAGGAAGTACAGCCCGTACGCTTTATTACATCACTTTTGAAGTGGAGAGCGGGGATCGGCTCGAATTCAAGGTGAATGGTGATGAGTACGGCTTGTGCGCCGAGGGAGATGAAGGTCGACTCTCTTTCAAGGGAACGCGTTATGTAGGCTTTGAACGCTACAATCGTTTGTATTCAGAGCGTGTACGCGGATAA
- a CDS encoding collagen-like protein: MSSSEEKKRSRRKKVTVYPCKSKRKNCKVKVAKKLVKVKCPPPKVKIITPTVTGPTGPQGIPGIQGVQGIQGQQGVQGPPGAQGPAGGPPGPQGPQGQPGPAGAMGPQGLAGPAGPMGVQGIPGEQGLVGPQGPQGVPGPAGAIGPQGFPGATGATGAAGVAGPAGVTGATGVAGVAGVAGPAGPTGVTGAAGAAGPAGATGVTGAAGAAGPAGATGVTGAAGAAGPAGATGATGVTGATGAAGGVLGFADFFALMPPDNAATVAPGTDVSFPQDGPTSGTTITRTGPSSFNLAAIGTYQVLFQVSINEAGQLILTLNGADLAPTVVGRATGTSQIVGVALVQTTVINSILTVRNPAGNSTALTITPLAGGTRPVSAHLVITQLA, translated from the coding sequence ATGAGCAGTTCAGAAGAAAAGAAGCGATCTAGGAGAAAAAAGGTAACGGTATATCCTTGCAAATCTAAAAGAAAAAATTGCAAAGTGAAGGTGGCAAAGAAATTAGTTAAGGTTAAATGTCCGCCGCCTAAAGTGAAAATTATTACGCCTACGGTTACTGGTCCCACAGGACCACAGGGAATTCCGGGAATTCAGGGCGTACAGGGAATTCAGGGCCAGCAAGGGGTGCAAGGACCACCTGGAGCTCAGGGTCCAGCCGGAGGCCCTCCAGGTCCACAAGGACCTCAAGGTCAACCGGGACCAGCGGGAGCCATGGGTCCACAGGGACTGGCTGGTCCAGCCGGACCGATGGGCGTGCAGGGTATTCCTGGGGAACAAGGACTTGTGGGTCCACAAGGACCTCAGGGTGTGCCCGGCCCAGCTGGCGCTATTGGACCGCAAGGCTTTCCTGGTGCGACTGGGGCCACGGGCGCAGCTGGTGTTGCGGGTCCAGCCGGTGTCACTGGAGCTACGGGAGTGGCAGGAGTGGCAGGAGTGGCAGGTCCAGCGGGGCCTACTGGGGTGACAGGCGCAGCCGGCGCTGCGGGTCCAGCGGGTGCCACCGGAGTCACAGGCGCAGCTGGTGCTGCGGGTCCAGCGGGTGCCACCGGAGTCACAGGCGCAGCTGGTGCTGCGGGTCCAGCGGGTGCCACCGGAGCTACAGGTGTTACTGGAGCTACAGGTGCAGCCGGAGGTGTTCTGGGATTTGCTGATTTCTTTGCACTGATGCCCCCTGATAATGCCGCAACGGTTGCTCCAGGTACGGATGTAAGTTTTCCCCAAGATGGTCCAACTAGTGGAACGACAATTACTCGTACGGGACCTAGCTCATTCAATCTGGCAGCGATAGGCACTTATCAAGTACTATTTCAAGTGAGTATCAATGAAGCGGGGCAACTCATACTAACCCTCAATGGTGCTGACTTGGCTCCAACGGTCGTTGGACGTGCAACAGGAACATCTCAGATTGTAGGGGTAGCCTTAGTACAAACAACCGTTATTAACTCAATACTGACCGTACGGAACCCCGCGGGTAATTCAACAGCGTTAACGATTACTCCTCTTGCAGGCGGAACAAGACCGGTATCGGCACATCTTGTCATCACACAATTAGCTTAA
- a CDS encoding YolD-like family protein: MQERRGKPVPDEQEIQLIEEAIFESYQERRSIKLTVFNPFDDEEIKGVVESIDRQSRRVKLVRGDEDYS; this comes from the coding sequence GTGCAGGAAAGACGAGGAAAGCCGGTACCGGACGAACAGGAGATCCAGCTCATTGAAGAAGCTATCTTCGAATCGTATCAGGAACGCAGGTCAATCAAATTGACTGTATTCAATCCGTTCGACGATGAAGAGATAAAGGGAGTAGTGGAATCAATCGACAGGCAAAGCAGACGAGTTAAACTTGTACGTGGTGATGAAGACTACAGTTGA
- a CDS encoding sialidase family protein, with amino-acid sequence MPVVNITGALGGNQFEPSIASNELLPNIMCAVAVDTSTGPTLIGFYRSTDTGQTWSTTILQQPAGYAGAEAPTIDYTFPSTFIVTVHIFNGDNDGTIISYTSLDDGVTWSPPVFVNKGYGLIVHNDEPFIAVDRSPGSPYRGNAYVGYTPLATLASSIFLQRSLNQGVTWETPSRISSPRGFHDRAAIAVGFSGEVYAGYITTGPDTPYALLRISYDGGASFQPPVNRQSTLISSVVPAPSPLPVPDYAFRVQTNLSLGADISNGPNSGSVYATWNDARNGYTDIFLCKSPDGLLWSDPVSITGAPAGSQNFFPSITVSPFTGTIRVIYYSNQINGFLLDVYVAESFDGGATFANRRLTTTSFNPNGNSPVPTVLIGDYITATTYAPDNLAAVWMATTPPTGKLDVYFGS; translated from the coding sequence TTGCCAGTTGTTAATATTACAGGTGCACTCGGTGGGAATCAATTTGAACCCTCGATCGCTTCCAACGAGTTACTTCCTAATATTATGTGTGCCGTTGCTGTTGATACAAGTACAGGCCCTACACTTATAGGGTTTTATCGCTCTACCGATACTGGACAGACATGGTCGACTACTATTTTACAGCAGCCTGCAGGATATGCTGGTGCAGAAGCCCCAACCATTGATTATACCTTTCCGAGCACGTTTATTGTGACGGTTCACATATTTAACGGAGACAATGATGGTACGATTATTAGCTATACATCCCTGGATGATGGAGTGACTTGGTCACCTCCAGTATTTGTGAACAAGGGATATGGCCTTATTGTTCATAATGATGAGCCTTTTATTGCAGTAGATCGCTCTCCAGGGAGTCCGTACAGAGGGAATGCTTATGTTGGCTACACCCCTCTTGCTACGTTGGCCTCATCTATTTTTTTGCAAAGATCTTTGAACCAGGGAGTAACATGGGAAACTCCAAGCCGAATTTCAAGCCCCAGAGGTTTTCATGATAGAGCGGCTATTGCAGTTGGATTTAGTGGCGAAGTATACGCAGGATATATTACTACAGGCCCGGATACTCCGTATGCTTTATTAAGAATCTCTTATGATGGAGGAGCTTCATTCCAACCGCCGGTTAATCGACAATCTACATTAATTTCTTCCGTGGTACCCGCACCTTCGCCATTACCCGTTCCCGATTATGCTTTTCGAGTGCAGACAAATTTGAGTTTGGGTGCTGATATATCCAATGGGCCAAACAGTGGTTCTGTTTATGCGACCTGGAACGATGCAAGGAATGGATACACCGATATTTTCTTGTGTAAATCTCCAGATGGACTTTTATGGTCAGATCCCGTTAGTATTACCGGAGCACCAGCAGGTTCACAAAATTTCTTTCCATCCATTACTGTGTCGCCATTCACGGGAACAATAAGGGTCATTTATTATTCGAATCAAATCAATGGGTTTCTTTTAGACGTTTATGTTGCTGAATCATTTGACGGAGGAGCTACCTTTGCGAACCGCAGACTCACGACAACCTCATTTAATCCCAATGGCAATTCTCCAGTACCGACTGTGTTGATAGGAGATTATATTACTGCTACAACATATGCTCCGGACAATCTGGCAGCAGTTTGGATGGCAACAACTCCTCCTACTGGGAAGCTCGATGTTTACTTTGGGTCTTAG